The DNA sequence ATCATTTTCAGCTCTTCATCAAGAAGATATAAAATAACCAACTAATATGGTGCTTATGTGATGCAGGATTCTGGGAGATATTTTCATGGGTCAGTATCACACAGTGTTCGACTATGGGAAAGCTACTGTTGGATTTGCAGAAGCAGCTTAGTTCTATATCTATCCTCTGTTTGCCTACcctatgtaaaaaaaaaaaatctatgacATTACCAGAAAAAAGCTTGAGACAGTGGAACTCGTTAGTGTGATGAGCCGTGGGCATGATCCTtgttatctgtaaataaatcaAATCATGATTGTTAGTATCTGTAGAAGAAAACTGGGTATTTGAAAACCCGTTGCTTCGTAATGTGATTGAAAATCATTGTGTGACCAATTTCTTATGCCGGTCGCTATGACTTCACCGACAATCTTTTGCAAATCATGGTGTGATCAATTGATATTATTGCCTTTTGAATTTTGAGCACACAAACCAGCCTTTCTAGAAACAATGTAGTTATGATTTCGTTTTCAGTGAGGATTTGCATACGTAGTAGAAAGAGACATAAATAATGAAAGGCTCTTTGAAGAGTTAAGTCTCTAACCAACAAGTTACACTTGACACCTAAACAAATGTGTTACGGGTGGTGAGGTTTTTTCTGTCTAATCACCAAGAAGCACTTTCTATAACGGCACGTCCAAGcaagcaaagcaaagcaaacACAAAAACATCTCCATCCATCTCTATTCTCTAGACTCTAGTCATTAAAATGCCGGCTAACAACCTTATCATGCTTAACCAAAGCAACACTACATTTATTACTCAACAACTCAAAAACTAACTACAACCTACAACTCTTGTCAACGTTTGTTCTTTTTTGGCGAGCGAGTCATCGAGGATTAGTCCGATTTTAGTCATAAATAAAGGCTAGCAACCTTTCCTTTTACGTTTCTCATAAACGGattgtatgcaccgacagtgcaagtgcactgacggttattttaatttctaaaaaaataacagtcATTCATCTAATCCActcatttatatattttaatatcaaaaaaattatatccaTTCATATTGCAAGTACCCTCAGTGCATGAAATACACTTGATCTCTTTATTATATTTGACATTCATcgaaactgtttttttttttttttaataaataaacaaatttgAAATCGTTTGGTTTTTAAAGTTTAAACCATCTTCATTACACAAAAAGAAATGTTCTTTTCACTCCATACTCATATTATGTAATTCACTTTGAAATAAAGTGGGATGCTACTTTCGTTGCTCACTTCCCTACTCAAATTCGTGCCATTTGCATGAGTAGGGCTTTGCTTCTTCACTTCTACTTTGCGTGAAACATGAGTGCATGAGATAAGTGGGATGAAAACTTTAAGAGCAATTTTCTTTCACTCAAAATAtacactagctagctagctagctagctagatccTTGGAAACTTCCCTGGAGACGCCAATCTTAAAATACATTAATTCTTTAAGAGCTTAGGGCATTATAATAGGGCAAGGGGTAAGAATCAAGTAATGGCACCAAAATTAACCATTGCAGTACTGCAGAGTGTTCTTTGTTCTTCAATCTATATAAAATTGCCAAACGAAAAATGGGATCAGAACCTTAACTGCTTCAGGACTTTCAGTACAGTTTTAAATACATTAGGAAAGAGAGCTAACAATACTGATGGAAGCTATATATAGCAAACCACATATATGGAGAATTGACATGTATATCATTTTCTTTCTGGGTCTGAAAATGATGTATGATGATCATTAGGGTTCCAAGGAATCgaaggaaggaaggaaggaCTCGAGGACCACGTACGCAACTGTTTCTTTTAATTATTTCAATTGCATCAAACGCACGTAAGCCTCGGCCACACTCACAAACATGAAACATCCACATACAAAACGTGCTATTTTTTAATGAGCTTCAACAGTTCAACACCAACGTGGACCATCTCCAATGGTTCATTTCAATCATCTTTTGCTTCCACTCTAGAGGAAAGTCAGGAAACTAATTAAACACTTGCATCAATGAAATATTTCCTATGAAAGAAAATATCTCTGAAGATACTTTTTGCCTAATCTAATTTTCAGCATGTATTTTAGAAGTTATTTAAGTGGGATTGAATTTAGTCGTTAAATTACTATCATTTTTGACAATTTCAAAATTATCGAACATATTGTAAATTTCATGgtttatataaaatataaaaataatttttgacaatttcaatatcatttttttaactttatataaatataaaattaaacGAGTTGTATTTTATTGTGACACTGAGAATGTAATCTATGATTTATTCAAGCAATAGTTTACAAGTCACGCATAAGATTTGATTACCAACTAATATATTTGAACAAGTTGACAGGAATTAGATGAAGGGTAAGTAAGTGCAAAACAACCTTTGGGGGAACTCTTAATTAGGGTTGTTGTTAGCCCTTATACTTTACAACCACAAAAACAACTAGCTATCTAACTTAACCCCACCTTCCTATTCATTAGTGTAATATTTTTTACTTTTGGTCCATGTGGAATAAATTGGTTCCACCCTCTCTACCACTCATGTTGCCCTTTTGATTTGAATTGTGATCCCTGTTTTCCAACTCTCTTTTGCAACTCTAACTCTTCTAGTTCCAAACCAAATCAATTAAAGCCACCACCCTTTTAAGTCTAGCTTCTAGTATTTAGTTCATCAAGCTCATCTACTAGTTTGGGTTCCACTATTGATTGTAATTGGGGAATAGTAATGTACTTTCGTGCACGGTGGAGGTTGGAGAACGATGCTTTGATTAAACCCTTTAATAATTAAAGATGCAAGATATGAGGTTTTAAGCAACAAAACGTAGCACATACTGAAATCAGGCATTGTGCTACGTGTGCTTTCTTAATGTTTAGTTAAGTATGATATATAGTCTCAATTGGTAAGATGGGACCTCTATGTTTAAGAGTGCTAAGAACTATTTTAGTCCCTTAATGTTAGCTTTGGTAGAATTAATCAAATTCACACACGTGCATAATATGCATATACATCAAATTGTGGATCATAGTCTTAATTCCTTTGTATACAATCAAACATGGAGTTGGGAGTgcgattttttttaaaacttttaGTGTATATTGAGTAATCATGATTGCATGTAAATCCATCATAATTACTATGCAACTTCTTTTTGTATACTAGTCgaaatattttttattagatactaaaatcatcaataaacgagTTAAATGAGGAATAAAATATTAATGACCCGTGAAGAAATAAGGTCACATTTTTGTTATGTTCaaatatatatgaatttgtTAAACTTTTTTTGGTTAAACCAACGTATCCCCCACCCGTATGTATCACATCATCACACTCTCTTCATGAAAATATACATTGTTTTCATGATGCAAGAGTCTTGTTCTTTTCAACGAATAAAAAACCTCGACAACTCTATCAAGTCTGGCAAATTAACCTAGAAATGAGTTTTTTTTGACTAGATATCTATGGCCATGTGGGTAAGGTAACAATAATGGGGATTTGGGTGAGTGATATGTTTATCTTGAGAAATGTTACTCTTTTGAATTGTGAAGTGTACTAGTCACTAATTTTAGCAAAAAATGGTGGAGGAAGCATTACCAATTATATAAGGTCAATAAAAATAAGTTGCTTAAATTGACAAACAAGGGGGTGGATCAATGGGCACAAATATCATGAGCATTCTCATTGCAAAAGTCCCACTACTGATCATAGAGCTAGGGACCCAAAAATCATTATACCCAGTAAAGAGAAAAACATTGTCAGGTTTAGTGTAAATTGACCAAAACCCAGATGACATTTCTTTTAACATCTTCTTCTTAACTTTGATAAAATTCGGATGTTGGCATGTTCTGATATTCCATGCCTGACATTCTAACTAAATACTTATCTCCATCACAATGACTTCAATTTTGACAAGAATTTGGCCACATGCCTAAGTTCAACCTTATACCAAGACTACAAGTGAAAGTGATACTAAAATTCAACCCATTTTGGTGGTTCAACACACCCCCTACACCTTCCCCATAAATTTTCTCAATTCTTTAGTCTTCAAACTCCAATGTTCAAAACAAATTAGAGCATCCAATTGTGGGAGGCTTTATCCAATCTAATCTACTCtaccaaaccaaaaccaaatattgTACTCCATTTGGAGCTTTGCCCACTCTTAAACCCCAATCCTCCTTCACACGTGTCCACGCACCCGTTTTGCCAAGTCACATGCCGACGCCGTCGAGTCCAGCCAGATTCTTACACGTTGCGGACTTGCGTTAAAGGAATTGTCAACCCAGTTGGCTGTACTTGAAAGATGAGAGACCCAACCAACCAATAACACTACCCTTTTAAAAATGCCACCTTGTAATGGCTAGTGAAGATGAAATAGCCAAGTATATATAAAGGCAAAGCCAAGAGGAATGCTAGCCAACACAAACGACTTGTACATTCTATTCTTAGCAGTATCATCGCCAAATGGACTGGACTAGAGGCCACACCGTTGGCCGTGGCTCCTCCGCCGCCGTCTCCATCGCCACCTCTTCTGGCTCCGGCTCCAAAGTCTTTGCAGTCAAGTCTGCCGAGCTCTCCCAATCCGATTTCTTGCAAAGGGAGCAAAAAATTCTCTCTTCTTTGAGCAGTCCTCATGTGGTAAGCTATTTAGGACATGACATTACTAGAGAGAACAACAAGCTCATGTACAATATCTTCATGGAGTACGTGGCCGGCGGCACGATCATCGATGCAATTCGCAACCGTGGAGGCCAGTTTGAAGAATCAGCAATCGGGTTTTACACGAGGCAAATTGCCAAGGGGCTAGAGTACTTGCATTCAGTTGGATTAGTACATTGTGACATAAAAGGAAGGAACGTCTTGGTTGGAGAAGAGGGTCCGAAAATTGCCGACTTTGGATGCGCCAGGTGGGCTGATCCTGCGGCTGAGGCAGTGCCAATTGGCGGCACGCCGATGTTTATGTCACCGGAGGTGGCGCGTGGGGAAGAGCAGGGTTTTCCTTGTGATGTTTGGGCTCTTGGGTGCACAGTTATCGAAATGGCTACCGGAGGATCAGTGCCGTGGCCTAATGCAGCTGACCCAGTAACTCTTCTTTACCGGATAGCATACTCCGGTGAGTCGCCGGAGATTCCGAGTTTTCTTTCAAATCAAGCAAGGGATTTCTTGGCAAAGTGTTTCATGAGGGACCCAAAAGAGAGGTGGACGGTTACACAACTTCTAAAGCATCCGTTTCTTGAGGAAATGATGATCATCAATTCTGCTAGTAGTACAAAGCAAGTTCAAGAATCCACTACTTCTTCATTTTCTCCAACAAGTATTCTTGATCAAGGGATATGGAATTCATTACAAGAATCAGAAACTTTGGGCAACCTTGTGGATCACCCAAGTGTTGAAAATTCGTACCCCGACGATAGGATCAGACTGCTGTCCTTGTTTTCAGGGATGCTCAGGTGGAGTTCTGATGAGGACTATTGGATCACAGTTAGGGGGAATGATTGTGGGGAAAGCAACCCAATTGTGAATGATGGTGAAGCTCAAGTTGATGTGATTGATAGCAAAATTAGTTGTAGAGATATTAATTTGAATAATATAGGAGCCTGTAAAAGTAGGAAAATTAGTAGCAGTATTAATAGCAATAGCAGTAGTACTAGTAGTGTAGTAGCTTTGAGCAATCTCATTTTGGAGAGGCACAAAGGCAATCTGTTATTTCCTTCAATACCAATTATCTAttaatcccaaaaaaaaaaaaaacaaaaattcatcaTCTTTTTGTCTATTTTTGTTACTTTTACTTTTATCAAGTTTTGGTGGGACTGTGATTCTTGGTAGAGAAGTTAAAATTGAAAGCCATCATATCATCCTCCTCTTGTGCTATCAGTTTCTCCATTTGGTAGGTAAAGAGGGTGCCAAACTGGATTgttttaaattcaaatttgcCAACCGCTGCTGAAGTTGGGTATAGTTCCTCGAGTGGCTGAGAAATTATAACTTCTTTTTCAAGATGCAATCTTTAGGCAACCGCCAGAACAGATGGGATAGTGGATAGCTAGCTAGTTAATTTGGTAAACCAGAACTTCCAACATGTACAACTGGATTCGGGTATATCTGTCCCCTTATGTTGGGATATTAATTAGGAATAAACACCTTCAAAGTATATTTAACAACATTTGGTCTATTAAGATCCACATAAAACAAACACTAGTTTCAGTGGCTATAGTTCTTATAGGTGGACGGTGGACCTTGCctaaactttttccttttggcCGGCCTGAGGAGTGATCTGAAAGTACCAGAACATTTCAGTTCAACCCTGATCCACTATATGTCTATCTTCTATCTATACTAGTTAATGCTGAAGTTTTTTAGATCATTGTAGAGACTTATAATTGAAATCTGCATATTAGAATGGTTTCAGACCCTTTCACTAGCAGCAGGTAATGGAGCCATCATTTTAGTTGTGGGAAAAGTCAATCTCCTATTAAGTATGTTGTTGGTGAAGCaacttgtatatatgttggcAAGGTCAAGAGACTTAACCATATATTTGGGCTCAAGAACGGGTCCGCTACCATCTATAAATATAAATCCGCACAAATAAAGATCAGCTATTGTTTTCTTATACTTGTTAATGAATGAAAATCACATAAAAGTTAATTTTTGTATATTATTGTTGGTGAGTATTGTGGAGGTCACAAGTTTAATTATCACTTCTGTTTTTGGCAGAATTTATGATGATATTGTGGAAATAATAACTTTCTTCCCAAATATAAGGGTTACCCATACAAGAAGAGGGGCCAATGTGGTGGCTCATTTGTTGGCAGACTATGCTAGGACTATACAGCATGAGACCGTTTTCTTTTCTCCCCCTATAGCTTTTTTTTGGCTGCTTTTGCAGCTGACTCTACTAGAATGTAATCTTTCTAATATTTAATAGAGGGATGACatcattttactcaaaaaaaaaaaaaaggatgctTTTGCATAGTATGGACTAATTCTTGTTTTCTAATAGTTATATATGAGGGGTATCGAATCCCGAACTAATCTAATCCCAACCGAATTTTCAACTCCAAGGGgaaatttttggttttatgaTTCGGGAGAATGTAGCAACTAATGGAAAAATGCCTAGTTAAGAAATTTGATATGGCATTAATACGGCCCAAAAGGCCCAAATACACAACAAGGTATGAAAACCCAGAAGAAGCACAACGCACCAAGCCCAAACACTAGCATACTTAAAACACAGCTAATCCAAGAACAGCAGGCATAACAAAGCTAGCAGATATATCGAAACTATTTGGGAACTGGTTCGTTCAGGACAGAATGATCCTAGTGGTGCACCGTATGATAGAGTAGGAAGTTCTATTGTCATAATAAATGCTCTCCAAGGTAGCATAGCCCCTCGCATATCTGAAGTTTCCGGTCCCTGAAACCACAGAGAGCTCCTTGTACCTCTCGAACTGACGGCTGGTGCCTTGTATCTCGAGGCTGCTacc is a window from the Rosa chinensis cultivar Old Blush chromosome 2, RchiOBHm-V2, whole genome shotgun sequence genome containing:
- the LOC112188545 gene encoding mitogen-activated protein kinase kinase kinase 18 — translated: MDWTRGHTVGRGSSAAVSIATSSGSGSKVFAVKSAELSQSDFLQREQKILSSLSSPHVVSYLGHDITRENNKLMYNIFMEYVAGGTIIDAIRNRGGQFEESAIGFYTRQIAKGLEYLHSVGLVHCDIKGRNVLVGEEGPKIADFGCARWADPAAEAVPIGGTPMFMSPEVARGEEQGFPCDVWALGCTVIEMATGGSVPWPNAADPVTLLYRIAYSGESPEIPSFLSNQARDFLAKCFMRDPKERWTVTQLLKHPFLEEMMIINSASSTKQVQESTTSSFSPTSILDQGIWNSLQESETLGNLVDHPSVENSYPDDRIRLLSLFSGMLRWSSDEDYWITVRGNDCGESNPIVNDGEAQVDVIDSKISCRDINLNNIGACKSRKISSSINSNSSSTSSVVALSNLILERHKGNLLFPSIPIIY